From the genome of Candidatus Methylomirabilota bacterium, one region includes:
- a CDS encoding phage portal protein: protein MLAALGRTLQRLGTALAPPIKNQAAMYPAATQGRRARGWFSSTLGPNDSTLPSLSLLRARSRAGVRTDGYARTAVDRLVSNLIGTGIEPQSLAPDQNFQERVEQLWLDWTDEADADGRLDLYGLQALAVRGWLEGGEMFVRLRPRLAKDGLAVPLQLQLLEPELCPENYSTVGSLGNVIRAGIEFDPLGRRAAYWFYRRRPSDFTDIPSSELVPVPADSVIHLYDPLRAGQIRGVPQLTQALLKLYDLDQYDDATLVRQKLANLFVGFLKRGGPTPDAEVDPLTGQAIERDDAGHGLIGLEPGLFQELNPGEEVDFSEPPDAAGYADFMRAQLMGAAVAADVPYEVLTGDLRAVNDRTVRVILNEFRRRVEQRQHHIVAFALNRPVWTAFVNAAVISGALAVPAAFHDDPRPWLRVEWVPPAWPYLHPVQDVEAERAMVLAGFKSRSQVVRERGWRARQVEREIADDNARADALGFRLHSDSRFVDAKGAAPAGGPPASDTGQAALALAQAAVERPAPAVIVQAPLAPAVHAPITVVVPEARPMREDFIRDPETKLLVGRVQRPTEERHAGDPHDQGRPR from the coding sequence ATGCTCGCCGCGCTCGGCCGAACGCTCCAGCGCCTCGGCACGGCCCTCGCGCCGCCGATCAAAAATCAAGCCGCCATGTATCCCGCCGCTACCCAGGGCCGGCGCGCGAGGGGCTGGTTTTCGAGCACGCTCGGACCAAACGACAGCACGCTTCCGAGCCTGAGTCTCTTGCGCGCCCGCTCGCGGGCGGGCGTCCGGACGGACGGCTACGCGCGGACGGCCGTCGATCGCCTCGTGTCGAACCTGATCGGGACCGGGATCGAGCCGCAATCCCTCGCGCCCGATCAGAACTTCCAGGAGCGCGTCGAGCAGCTCTGGCTCGACTGGACCGATGAGGCCGACGCGGATGGCAGGCTGGATCTCTACGGGCTCCAGGCCCTCGCCGTCCGTGGCTGGCTCGAGGGCGGCGAGATGTTCGTCCGCCTCCGGCCCCGGCTCGCCAAGGACGGGCTTGCGGTGCCGCTCCAACTCCAGCTGCTCGAGCCGGAGCTCTGCCCGGAGAACTACTCGACCGTCGGGAGTCTTGGCAACGTGATCCGGGCCGGGATCGAGTTCGATCCGCTCGGCCGGCGCGCCGCCTACTGGTTCTATCGCCGACGCCCAAGCGACTTCACCGACATTCCAAGCTCCGAGCTCGTGCCGGTGCCGGCCGATAGCGTGATCCACCTCTACGACCCGCTCCGCGCGGGCCAGATCCGCGGCGTGCCCCAGCTCACGCAGGCGCTGCTGAAGCTCTACGATCTCGACCAGTACGACGATGCGACGCTCGTCCGGCAGAAGCTCGCGAACCTGTTCGTGGGCTTCCTCAAGCGCGGCGGTCCGACGCCGGACGCCGAGGTCGACCCGCTGACCGGTCAGGCGATCGAGCGCGACGACGCCGGGCATGGACTGATCGGGCTCGAGCCCGGCCTGTTCCAGGAGCTGAACCCGGGCGAAGAGGTCGACTTCTCCGAGCCGCCCGACGCCGCCGGGTACGCGGACTTCATGCGGGCGCAGCTCATGGGCGCCGCCGTTGCCGCGGACGTGCCCTACGAGGTCCTCACCGGCGATCTCCGCGCCGTGAACGATCGGACGGTGCGGGTGATCCTCAACGAGTTCCGCCGGCGCGTCGAGCAGCGCCAGCACCACATCGTCGCCTTCGCGCTGAACCGCCCGGTCTGGACCGCCTTCGTCAACGCGGCGGTCATCTCGGGTGCCCTCGCGGTGCCGGCCGCCTTCCATGACGATCCCCGGCCGTGGCTGCGCGTCGAGTGGGTGCCGCCGGCGTGGCCGTACCTGCATCCAGTGCAGGACGTGGAAGCCGAGCGCGCGATGGTCCTTGCCGGCTTCAAGTCGCGCAGCCAGGTGGTGCGGGAGCGCGGCTGGCGGGCGCGGCAGGTCGAGCGGGAGATCGCGGATGACAACGCGCGCGCGGACGCCCTCGGCTTCCGCCTGCACTCCGATTCGCGCTTCGTGGATGCGAAAGGGGCGGCGCCGGCCGGCGGGCCACCTGCGAGCGACACGGGCCAGGCCGCGCTGGCGCTCGCGCAGGCGGCCGTCGAGCGACCCGCGCCGGCGGTCATCGTGCAGGCCCCGCTGGCGCCGGCGGTCCACGCGCCCATCACCGTCGTCGTGCCGGAGGCGCGCCCCATGCGCGAGGACTTCATCCGCGACCCCGAAACGAAGCTGTTGGTCGGGCGAGTCCAGCGGCCGACGGAGGAGCGACATGCCGGTGATCCACACGACCAAGGGCGACCTCGATGA
- a CDS encoding terminase small subunit, with protein sequence MAPRRRPPKTKLLTRRELATKLAVHMQSVTRWERDGMPIAQRGARGRPSRYDLAVVEAWRAAKEAAARTPGAAVSLELERARKERAQAALTEQTHQSRARELLPRDEVKRVMEQRAAAIRAKLLAWPTTLADRVHRAGTLDGLAGVECVLAEAVREALLELAGQAL encoded by the coding sequence ATGGCACCCCGTCGTCGCCCGCCGAAGACCAAGCTCCTCACCCGCCGGGAGCTCGCCACGAAGCTAGCTGTCCACATGCAGAGCGTGACGCGTTGGGAGCGGGATGGCATGCCGATCGCGCAGCGAGGCGCTCGCGGACGTCCGTCGCGCTATGATCTCGCCGTGGTCGAGGCCTGGCGGGCCGCGAAGGAGGCGGCCGCGCGCACGCCGGGCGCGGCGGTCAGTCTCGAACTCGAGCGGGCCCGCAAGGAGCGGGCGCAAGCGGCCCTGACGGAGCAGACGCACCAATCGCGCGCGCGCGAGCTGCTCCCGCGCGACGAAGTCAAGCGCGTGATGGAGCAGCGGGCGGCGGCGATCCGGGCCAAGCTCCTCGCCTGGCCGACCACGCTGGCCGACCGCGTGCATCGCGCCGGGACCCTGGACGGGCTCGCCGGTGTGGAGTGCGTCCTTGCCGAGGCCGTCCGCGAGGCACTCCTCGAGTTGGCAGGGCAAGCGCTGTGA
- a CDS encoding DUF1643 domain-containing protein has product MSWVATDAVIDETGRYRYALERIWKLMAGRAVWIMLNPSTADAEQDDATIRRCIGFTRAWGLGGIIVVNLFAYRATNPRRLLALRQNDAVGPQNDEWLGRHARGAGVKAVIAAWGAHGSMWGRDTEVLDLLRFWHVRLQCLGRTKAGAPRHPLRLAYSTALEEFSPC; this is encoded by the coding sequence ATGAGTTGGGTGGCGACTGACGCGGTGATCGACGAGACCGGTCGTTATCGCTACGCCTTGGAGCGCATATGGAAGCTGATGGCTGGCCGTGCGGTCTGGATCATGCTCAACCCGAGCACGGCCGATGCCGAACAGGACGACGCGACCATTCGCCGGTGCATCGGTTTCACGCGAGCTTGGGGTCTCGGCGGGATCATCGTCGTCAATCTCTTCGCGTACCGCGCCACGAACCCACGGCGTCTCTTGGCGCTCCGTCAGAACGACGCGGTGGGCCCGCAAAACGACGAGTGGCTCGGTCGGCATGCGCGCGGCGCAGGCGTGAAAGCAGTCATCGCGGCGTGGGGCGCGCACGGCTCGATGTGGGGCCGTGACACCGAAGTGCTCGACCTGCTCCGGTTCTGGCATGTGCGCCTCCAGTGCCTCGGACGGACCAAGGCCGGCGCGCCGAGACATCCGCTGAGGCTTGCCTACTCGACCGCACTTGAGGAGTTCTCGCCGTGCTGA
- a CDS encoding terminase gpA endonuclease subunit: MSPVQALDREVCASVFPPPPELTVSEFADREIIVTTGPLAGTHWQTSFTPYLRGVLDAFHEPGVEIAVLRASSQVGKTSAAVCVVAYHIAHDPCPIMVVEPTVDPMAKDFARNRLNPVIEASPALKERVAKARAKHGSNTTLTKIFRGGDLAIGGANSAASLAARSRRLLVLDEIDRYPPELPGEGNTISIALKRTSAYRRRRRVLMLSSPTLRGAPIDTWFRRGDQRHFHVPCPACGVLHPLTWANVRWENDDPETAHLVCPACGAAFGDAERVAILARGEWRAGQPDRRERAIVSFHLWEAYSPLSSLAEIVSGFLRARAAQKAGDRSEMHAWQNTTLGEPVEPDDGEGAEPSSLLLRREAYGVDVDVPAAACCLTMGADVQDDRLELLVIGWGPGEEAWLVDRQTLPGDTSQPEPWRMLDEVLEAEYRHASGLRLRVLATCIDSGGHRTTLVYDYCARQAARRVYAIIGREGQRPLVSSPAPRRWGRGQRAVPLYTIGVDAAKGLLVGRLRLTERGRGYVHLPHADWADEELAAQLTSERLVTRWHKGVPTTAWVKTRTRNEMLDCATYALAALRLLNPRLEAMAHRLRAAAPAPSAPSETTTPVPEASPFTVPGPATPAMAGRIGGRRFTRSRYLA; the protein is encoded by the coding sequence GTGAGCCCGGTCCAGGCGCTCGATCGCGAAGTCTGCGCGTCCGTCTTTCCGCCGCCGCCCGAGCTGACCGTCTCCGAGTTCGCCGACCGCGAGATCATCGTGACGACGGGGCCGCTGGCGGGGACGCACTGGCAGACGAGCTTCACGCCCTATCTGCGCGGCGTCCTCGACGCGTTCCACGAGCCTGGGGTCGAGATCGCCGTGCTCCGGGCGAGTTCGCAGGTGGGGAAAACATCGGCGGCCGTCTGCGTCGTGGCGTATCACATCGCCCACGACCCGTGCCCGATCATGGTCGTCGAGCCGACCGTCGACCCGATGGCGAAGGACTTCGCGCGCAATCGGCTGAACCCGGTCATCGAGGCGAGCCCAGCCCTGAAAGAGCGCGTGGCGAAGGCGCGCGCGAAGCACGGGAGCAATACGACCCTCACCAAGATCTTCCGCGGCGGCGACCTCGCCATTGGTGGGGCCAACAGCGCCGCCTCGCTGGCCGCGCGCTCCCGGCGTCTGCTCGTGCTCGACGAGATCGACCGCTATCCGCCCGAGCTGCCGGGCGAGGGCAACACGATCTCCATCGCGCTCAAGCGGACCTCCGCGTATCGCCGCCGGCGGCGGGTCCTGATGCTCAGCTCGCCCACGCTGCGCGGGGCGCCCATCGACACGTGGTTCCGGCGCGGCGACCAGCGGCATTTCCACGTCCCGTGTCCCGCGTGCGGCGTGCTGCATCCGCTCACCTGGGCCAACGTCCGGTGGGAGAACGACGATCCCGAGACGGCCCACCTGGTCTGCCCGGCCTGCGGCGCGGCGTTCGGCGATGCCGAGCGGGTCGCGATCCTCGCGCGCGGCGAGTGGCGCGCGGGGCAGCCGGATCGCCGCGAGCGCGCGATCGTGTCGTTCCATCTCTGGGAAGCGTACTCGCCGCTCTCGTCACTCGCCGAGATCGTCTCCGGGTTCCTGCGTGCGCGGGCGGCGCAGAAGGCCGGGGACCGCTCGGAGATGCACGCCTGGCAGAACACGACGCTCGGTGAGCCGGTCGAGCCCGACGACGGTGAGGGCGCCGAGCCGTCCTCGCTCCTGCTACGGCGCGAGGCCTACGGCGTCGATGTGGACGTGCCGGCCGCAGCCTGCTGTCTCACGATGGGCGCGGACGTGCAGGACGACCGCCTGGAGCTGCTCGTGATCGGCTGGGGCCCAGGCGAGGAGGCCTGGCTCGTCGACCGGCAGACGCTCCCGGGCGACACGTCGCAGCCGGAGCCGTGGCGGATGCTCGACGAGGTGCTCGAGGCCGAATACCGGCACGCCTCCGGCCTCCGGCTCCGCGTCCTGGCGACCTGCATCGACTCCGGCGGCCACCGCACGACGCTCGTCTACGACTACTGCGCCCGCCAGGCGGCGCGGCGGGTCTACGCGATCATCGGCCGCGAGGGGCAACGCCCGCTGGTGTCGTCGCCGGCGCCGCGCCGATGGGGCCGCGGCCAGCGCGCGGTCCCGCTCTACACGATCGGCGTCGATGCCGCCAAGGGGTTGCTGGTCGGGCGCCTGCGGCTGACGGAGCGGGGGCGGGGGTACGTCCACCTCCCGCATGCGGACTGGGCCGACGAGGAATTGGCGGCGCAGCTGACGAGCGAACGGCTGGTCACGCGCTGGCACAAGGGCGTGCCGACGACGGCGTGGGTGAAGACGCGGACTCGGAACGAGATGCTCGACTGCGCGACGTACGCGCTGGCCGCCCTCCGCCTCCTGAATCCGCGCCTCGAGGCGATGGCCCACCGGCTCCGGGCGGCCGCGCCGGCACCGAGCGCGCCGAGCGAGACGACGACGCCGGTGCCCGAAGCCTCGCCGTTCACGGTGCCGGGCCCGGCGACGCCCGCTATGGCGGGGCGCATCGGTGGGCGCCGCTTCACGCGCAGCCGGTACCTGGCTTAA